In Phreatobacter aquaticus, a single genomic region encodes these proteins:
- a CDS encoding Crp/Fnr family transcriptional regulator, protein MTDIALASPHCAHHGTGSYCETCKVRSLAVCAALDEGELSELDAIVHHVDIAGKSTFIHQGDEAESVFSVTEGVVRLYKLLSDGRRQIIGFAMPGDFLGLALQNRYGFSADAVDNVVLCRFDRRDFDRLVSAKPHFLKRLHEFATHELVIAQEQMTLIGRRSAEERVAAFLVAMRERWTRIRGPSVTIQLPMQRIDMADYLGLTIETVSRTLTKLARDRVILIVPDAVRILDEARLLGIARA, encoded by the coding sequence ATGACCGACATCGCCCTGGCGTCACCGCATTGCGCCCATCACGGCACCGGCAGCTATTGCGAAACGTGCAAAGTTCGCTCGCTGGCTGTCTGCGCGGCTCTGGACGAAGGCGAATTGAGCGAACTCGACGCGATCGTCCATCACGTCGACATCGCCGGAAAATCCACCTTCATCCATCAGGGCGACGAGGCTGAGTCCGTCTTCTCGGTGACCGAGGGTGTCGTCAGGCTCTACAAATTGCTGTCTGACGGGCGCCGTCAGATTATCGGGTTCGCCATGCCTGGCGACTTTCTGGGGCTGGCCTTGCAGAACCGCTATGGCTTCTCCGCCGATGCGGTCGACAATGTCGTGCTGTGCCGGTTTGATCGGCGCGACTTTGACCGATTGGTCAGCGCAAAGCCGCATTTCCTCAAGCGGCTGCACGAATTCGCCACCCATGAACTGGTCATCGCGCAGGAGCAGATGACGCTGATCGGTCGCCGCTCGGCCGAAGAACGGGTAGCAGCGTTCCTGGTCGCCATGCGCGAGCGCTGGACAAGGATTCGCGGCCCGTCAGTGACAATCCAGCTGCCCATGCAGCGCATCGATATGGCCGACTATCTTGGCCTCACAATCGAGACCGTGAGCCGGACACTGACCAAGCTCGCCCGTGACCGGGTGATCCTGATCGTGCCCGACGCCGTCCGCATTCTCGACGAAGCCCGCCTTCTCGGCATCGCCCGGGCCTGA
- a CDS encoding SDR family NAD(P)-dependent oxidoreductase, with protein MNAHGLAAIVTGGASGLGGATASRLAKAGAKVTIFDLNEALGVEKAKEIGGHFVKVNVTDEAAVDAALAEAEGLHGKARICVNCAGIGPPAKVIARDGSALPLADFNKIIQVNLIGTFNVLSKFAARLHTADPIGEERGVIVNTASVAAFDGQIGQPAYAASKGGIVGMTLPIARELARYGIRVVTIAPGLFLTPLMGSLPKEAQDSLGAQVPFPSRLGHPDEYAHMVEAIVTNPMLNGETIRLDGAIRMTPK; from the coding sequence ATGAACGCCCATGGACTTGCCGCAATCGTGACCGGAGGCGCCTCCGGTCTTGGTGGCGCCACCGCATCCCGGCTGGCCAAGGCCGGCGCGAAGGTCACGATCTTTGACCTCAACGAGGCCCTGGGCGTCGAGAAGGCCAAGGAGATCGGCGGCCATTTCGTGAAGGTCAACGTGACCGACGAGGCCGCCGTCGATGCAGCCCTCGCCGAGGCCGAGGGCCTGCACGGCAAGGCCCGCATCTGCGTCAACTGCGCCGGCATCGGCCCGCCCGCCAAGGTGATCGCCCGCGACGGCTCGGCTCTCCCGCTGGCAGACTTCAACAAGATCATCCAGGTCAACCTGATCGGCACGTTCAACGTGCTGTCCAAGTTTGCTGCCCGCCTTCACACCGCCGACCCGATCGGCGAGGAGCGCGGCGTGATCGTCAACACGGCCTCGGTGGCCGCCTTCGACGGCCAGATCGGGCAGCCAGCCTACGCAGCTTCGAAGGGCGGCATCGTCGGCATGACCCTGCCGATCGCCCGCGAACTCGCCCGCTACGGCATCCGGGTGGTCACCATCGCGCCCGGCCTGTTCCTCACGCCCCTGATGGGATCACTGCCCAAGGAAGCCCAGGATTCGCTCGGCGCTCAGGTGCCCTTCCCGTCCCGCCTCGGCCACCCAGACGAATATGCCCACATGGTCGAAGCCATCGTCACCAATCCGATGCTCAACGGCGAAACCATCCGCCTTGATGGCGCAATCCGCATGACACCGAAATGA
- a CDS encoding acyl-CoA dehydrogenase family protein yields MRASHHEPAGPSERAKDIAARVEAFVRDVIVPYERDPRCGSHGPSEDLVHEMRAKARAAGVLTPHILAGGDHLTQVETAYVLRHSGLSPLGPVAVNTAAPDEGNMYLLGKVGSDAQKERFLKQLVEGRARSAFFMTEPATDGGAGSDPSMMKTVCRLDGNHWVINGKKTFITGAEGAKVGIVMAKSDDGACMFLVDLPDPAIRIDRVLNTIDSSMPGGHAEITIDNLRVPADQMLGNSGEGFKYAQIRLSPARLSHCMRWLGACTRANEIATDYACRREAFGRLLVDHEGVGFMLAENLIDLKQAELMIDWCASILDSGSLGTAESSMAKVAVSEALMRIADRCVQVMGGMGVSGDTIVEQVFREVRAFRIYDGPTEVHKWSLAKKIKRDWKNARPV; encoded by the coding sequence ATGAGGGCTTCGCATCACGAGCCAGCAGGTCCCTCAGAACGCGCGAAGGACATTGCTGCGAGGGTCGAAGCCTTTGTGCGCGACGTCATCGTGCCTTACGAGCGCGACCCGCGCTGCGGTTCCCATGGACCGTCCGAGGACCTCGTCCATGAAATGCGCGCCAAGGCGCGCGCGGCCGGCGTACTGACGCCGCATATCCTCGCCGGTGGCGATCATCTCACCCAGGTCGAGACGGCTTATGTGCTCCGCCATAGCGGTCTGTCGCCGCTCGGCCCGGTCGCGGTCAACACCGCCGCGCCTGACGAAGGCAACATGTACCTCCTCGGCAAGGTCGGCAGCGATGCCCAGAAGGAGCGCTTCCTGAAGCAATTGGTCGAGGGGCGCGCGCGCTCGGCGTTCTTTATGACCGAACCGGCGACCGATGGCGGCGCAGGGTCCGATCCCTCCATGATGAAGACGGTCTGCCGGCTCGACGGCAACCATTGGGTGATCAACGGCAAGAAGACCTTCATTACCGGCGCCGAAGGCGCCAAGGTCGGCATCGTCATGGCGAAGTCCGATGACGGCGCCTGCATGTTCCTCGTCGATCTGCCCGATCCGGCAATCCGCATCGACCGTGTCCTGAACACGATCGACAGTTCGATGCCCGGCGGCCACGCCGAAATCACCATCGACAACCTGCGCGTCCCCGCCGACCAGATGCTGGGCAACAGCGGCGAGGGCTTCAAATATGCCCAGATCCGACTGTCGCCCGCTCGTCTCTCGCATTGCATGCGCTGGCTTGGCGCCTGCACGCGGGCCAACGAGATCGCCACCGACTATGCCTGCCGCCGCGAGGCCTTCGGCCGGCTGCTGGTCGACCATGAGGGCGTCGGCTTCATGCTGGCCGAAAACCTGATCGACCTGAAACAGGCCGAACTGATGATCGACTGGTGCGCCAGCATCCTCGATTCCGGTTCGCTCGGCACTGCCGAGAGCTCCATGGCCAAGGTCGCCGTTTCGGAAGCGCTGATGCGCATTGCCGACCGCTGCGTCCAGGTGATGGGCGGCATGGGTGTCTCGGGCGACACGATCGTCGAACAAGTGTTCCGCGAAGTGCGGGCCTTCCGCATCTATGACGGCCCGACCGAAGTGCACAAATGGTCACTGGCCAAGAAGATCAAACGCGACTGGAAGAACGCAAGACCGGTCTGA
- a CDS encoding acetyl-CoA C-acetyltransferase, translating to MAEAYIVDAVRTAGGRRGGKLAGWHPANLGAEVLNGLLDRTGIDPAAIEDVIVGCVTQGGEQAFHVGRNIVLASKLPQSVPAVTIDRQCGSSQQAIQFAAQAVMSGTQDIVIAAGIESMTRVPMGTNVSLYAKAGIGEGPFSQRIQQRFGVQGFSQFTGAEMIAKKYGFTRDELDAFALESHRRAAAATHAKAFANEIVGVDVDGHMHLSDEGIRYDATMESIGSVKTLVEGGVITAANASQICDGASGVLIANEKAVREHGLKPLARIHNLTVTAGDPVIMLEEPLPATDRALKRAGMSINDIDLFEVNEAFAPVPLAWLRHTGADPARLNVNGGAIALGHPLGASGAKLMATLVHALRARGKRYGLQTMCEGGGIANVTIVEAL from the coding sequence ATGGCTGAAGCCTATATCGTCGATGCTGTCAGGACGGCTGGTGGCCGCCGTGGCGGCAAGCTTGCCGGCTGGCACCCGGCCAATCTCGGCGCCGAGGTGCTGAACGGCCTTCTCGACCGCACCGGCATCGATCCCGCAGCCATCGAGGACGTGATCGTCGGCTGCGTCACCCAGGGTGGCGAGCAGGCCTTCCATGTCGGTCGCAATATCGTGCTCGCATCGAAGCTGCCGCAGAGCGTGCCGGCCGTCACCATCGACCGCCAGTGCGGCTCCTCGCAGCAAGCGATCCAGTTTGCCGCTCAGGCCGTGATGTCCGGCACCCAGGACATCGTCATTGCCGCCGGCATCGAGAGCATGACCCGCGTGCCGATGGGCACCAATGTTTCGCTCTATGCCAAGGCCGGCATCGGCGAGGGCCCCTTCTCCCAGCGCATTCAGCAGCGCTTCGGCGTCCAGGGCTTCAGCCAGTTTACCGGCGCCGAGATGATCGCGAAGAAATACGGTTTCACCCGCGACGAGCTTGACGCCTTCGCACTGGAAAGCCACCGCCGCGCGGCCGCCGCAACCCACGCCAAGGCCTTCGCCAACGAGATTGTCGGCGTGGATGTCGACGGCCACATGCACCTCAGTGACGAGGGCATCCGCTATGACGCCACGATGGAGAGCATCGGCTCGGTCAAGACCCTGGTCGAGGGTGGCGTGATCACCGCTGCCAATGCCAGCCAGATCTGCGACGGCGCATCCGGCGTGCTGATCGCCAATGAGAAGGCCGTGCGCGAACACGGACTGAAGCCGCTCGCCCGCATCCACAACCTGACAGTGACCGCCGGCGATCCCGTGATCATGCTGGAAGAACCGCTGCCGGCCACCGACCGGGCGCTGAAGCGCGCCGGCATGAGCATCAACGACATCGATCTCTTCGAGGTGAACGAGGCCTTCGCGCCCGTGCCGCTCGCCTGGCTCCGCCATACCGGCGCCGACCCAGCGCGCCTCAACGTCAATGGTGGTGCGATCGCACTCGGCCATCCGCTGGGCGCGAGCGGCGCCAAACTGATGGCGACCCTCGTCCATGCCCTGCGGGCGCGCGGCAAGCGCTATGGCCTGCAGACCATGTGCGAAGGCGGCGGCATCGCCAATGTGACGATCGTCGAGGCGCTCTGA
- a CDS encoding transglutaminase-like domain-containing protein encodes MLHIPAGEDLGMSPDYLSPGRFIDSDHPSIRAFAVEAIGQATTDRDKAVALFYRVRDGWRYDPFDLKLTHAHHTASQVLQANHGYCITKAVLLAALARAVGIPSAIGLADVTNHLSSEKLTRQMGGSNLFVDHGFALMRIDGQWVKAAPAFNIELCNRFGVAPTEFDGTSDAILQEFDAGGRKHMEYVRHHGSWADLPFDKIERDFHAAYPDSPLIADAYSAAETRAGAGDPFNG; translated from the coding sequence ATGCTCCACATCCCCGCGGGCGAAGACCTCGGCATGTCACCGGACTACCTCTCGCCCGGGCGCTTCATCGATTCCGATCATCCGAGCATTCGCGCCTTCGCGGTGGAGGCCATCGGCCAGGCGACCACCGACCGCGACAAGGCCGTCGCGCTGTTCTATCGCGTCCGCGACGGCTGGCGGTATGACCCCTTCGACCTGAAGCTGACCCACGCACACCACACCGCGAGCCAGGTGCTGCAGGCCAACCACGGCTATTGCATCACCAAGGCCGTGCTGCTGGCTGCCCTCGCCCGCGCGGTTGGCATTCCCTCGGCCATCGGCCTCGCCGATGTCACCAACCACCTGTCCTCGGAAAAGCTCACCCGGCAGATGGGCGGCAGCAACCTGTTCGTCGATCATGGCTTTGCGCTGATGCGCATCGACGGCCAATGGGTGAAGGCGGCACCTGCCTTCAACATCGAACTGTGCAACCGCTTCGGCGTCGCACCGACCGAATTCGATGGCACAAGCGACGCCATCCTGCAGGAATTCGACGCTGGCGGCCGCAAGCACATGGAATATGTCCGCCATCACGGATCGTGGGCCGACCTGCCCTTCGACAAGATCGAACGCGACTTCCACGCCGCCTATCCGGACAGCCCGCTGATCGCCGACGCCTATTCGGCGGCCGAAACCCGCGCGGGTGCCGGCGACCCGTTCAACGGCTGA
- a CDS encoding nitroreductase, producing the protein MTARHSCRAFLPEPLPRPTIETILRVAQKTASWNNTQPWQVVIASGPAVERFRAMMVEKASRSDPPASDFPFPREYRGAALERRRACGFQLYDAVGVVRGDKAAYARQSLRNYELFDAPHAAIITADEPLGPYGAVDCGAYVSNFMTAARALGVATIAQAALAVYSDAIRAHFGIADDRRVVCGIAFGLADEAAPVNGYRTARASLDEVVHFVD; encoded by the coding sequence ATGACCGCGCGGCACAGCTGCCGCGCCTTCCTGCCCGAGCCGCTGCCACGTCCGACCATCGAGACGATCCTGCGCGTGGCGCAGAAGACCGCCTCCTGGAACAACACCCAGCCCTGGCAGGTGGTGATCGCCAGTGGGCCAGCTGTCGAGCGCTTCAGGGCGATGATGGTTGAGAAGGCCTCGCGGTCTGATCCGCCGGCTAGCGACTTTCCGTTCCCGCGGGAATATCGAGGTGCCGCGCTGGAGCGGCGCCGGGCCTGCGGTTTCCAGCTCTATGATGCAGTCGGCGTGGTACGCGGCGACAAGGCGGCCTATGCGCGCCAGAGTCTGCGCAATTACGAGCTGTTCGACGCGCCGCATGCGGCGATCATCACCGCCGACGAGCCTCTGGGTCCCTATGGTGCCGTCGATTGCGGCGCCTATGTCTCGAATTTCATGACGGCCGCCCGTGCGCTGGGCGTGGCGACGATCGCGCAGGCTGCGCTCGCGGTCTATTCGGATGCAATCCGCGCCCATTTCGGCATCGCCGATGACCGCAGGGTGGTCTGCGGCATTGCTTTTGGCCTCGCCGACGAGGCTGCGCCCGTCAACGGCTATCGGACAGCGCGGGCGAGCCTGGACGAGGTCGTCCACTTCGTGGACTGA
- a CDS encoding Bug family tripartite tricarboxylate transporter substrate binding protein has product MSKILVALLAGLCALASPVAANDFPNRPIRVLHGFAAGGNADIVARIMAEEMRKILGQSLIVEPRPGAGGNIASQATARADADGYTIVLLTTAHAISPALIRAQNFDPVADFQFLSMVTDFPFFIVVNEASRFRTIQDLVAEARAKPGTLTAGTAGVGTGHHMGLELMSSTLGVKFVHVPYRGDSGAITGVLGSSVDFIIAPGAAVLSSIEDGKLRALAVTGPRRWATTPAVPTLSESVSPGLEMMAWIGFAAPQNIPRPVLDRLNAAIRQAVDSTEVRARLASLGGYPSASTPEEMTRKVTAQIALWKDVAAKAGMVAQ; this is encoded by the coding sequence ATGTCGAAGATCCTGGTGGCCCTGCTGGCGGGTCTCTGCGCGCTGGCCTCGCCCGTTGCGGCCAATGACTTTCCCAATCGCCCGATCCGGGTGCTCCACGGCTTTGCCGCGGGAGGCAATGCCGACATCGTCGCGCGGATCATGGCCGAGGAGATGCGGAAGATCCTGGGGCAGAGCCTCATCGTCGAGCCGCGTCCCGGCGCTGGCGGCAATATCGCCTCGCAGGCGACCGCGCGGGCGGACGCGGACGGATACACGATCGTCCTGCTGACCACAGCCCACGCCATTTCGCCGGCCCTGATCCGGGCGCAGAACTTCGACCCGGTGGCTGACTTCCAGTTCCTGTCGATGGTGACGGACTTCCCCTTCTTCATCGTCGTCAATGAAGCCTCCCGGTTCCGGACCATTCAGGATCTCGTCGCGGAGGCGCGCGCCAAGCCGGGGACCTTGACCGCAGGAACGGCCGGTGTGGGGACCGGCCACCACATGGGCCTTGAATTGATGTCGAGCACGCTTGGCGTGAAGTTCGTCCATGTTCCCTACCGCGGCGATTCAGGGGCGATCACCGGAGTGCTCGGCAGCAGCGTCGACTTCATCATCGCGCCTGGAGCCGCCGTCCTGTCGTCCATCGAGGATGGCAAGCTGCGGGCCTTGGCCGTGACCGGGCCCCGCCGTTGGGCAACGACCCCTGCCGTACCAACACTGTCGGAGAGCGTTTCGCCGGGCCTTGAAATGATGGCCTGGATCGGCTTCGCCGCCCCCCAGAACATTCCGCGCCCGGTGCTCGACCGTCTGAATGCGGCCATCCGGCAGGCTGTTGATTCAACGGAAGTCCGTGCGCGACTTGCCTCGCTCGGCGGCTATCCGAGCGCCAGCACGCCCGAGGAAATGACGCGGAAGGTCACTGCACAGATTGCACTCTGGAAGGACGTTGCTGCCAAGGCGGGAATGGTCGCGCAATAG
- a CDS encoding Ldh family oxidoreductase, with the protein MAAPGGQRRIAADALERFAADLLAAGGFAPDHAAETAAMLVWANLRGVESHGVLRIPRYVEMVGLGLINPKAQVRQVAGRGAVSVLDADQAPGAVAMNVATEAAMGQARDHGVGWCVVKRITHAGAIGFYAEKIALGGLVAMVMTASKPLMIYHGSQAEGVSTNPLAIATPTADPSHPLVFDMSTAAVAAGKITAAKDAGRMIPLGWAVDAEGRETTDPAQVKAVLPMAGPKGTGLSLMIEVLSSVLVGNPLIAAALNGAKEPGGNGVVVALDPTAFGAEAQFAKGVSELTAAIKALPAAAGTEAVLLPGERGDGERRRRLAAGIPLAAGTASRLVTLANTLGAAVPAELA; encoded by the coding sequence ATGGCAGCGCCCGGTGGACAGCGCCGAATTGCAGCTGATGCGCTGGAGCGGTTCGCCGCCGATCTTCTGGCGGCTGGCGGTTTTGCGCCGGATCATGCGGCCGAGACAGCAGCCATGCTGGTCTGGGCCAATCTGCGAGGCGTGGAGTCCCACGGCGTGTTGCGCATTCCACGCTATGTCGAGATGGTCGGGCTTGGTCTGATCAACCCGAAGGCGCAGGTCCGGCAGGTCGCCGGGCGCGGAGCCGTCTCGGTTCTGGATGCCGACCAGGCCCCTGGCGCGGTGGCGATGAATGTCGCGACAGAAGCGGCCATGGGGCAGGCCCGTGATCATGGTGTCGGCTGGTGCGTCGTCAAGCGCATCACACATGCCGGCGCGATCGGATTCTATGCAGAAAAGATCGCGCTCGGCGGCCTTGTCGCCATGGTGATGACGGCGTCGAAGCCGTTGATGATCTACCATGGGTCTCAGGCCGAGGGCGTCTCCACCAATCCGCTGGCGATCGCAACACCAACGGCCGATCCCAGCCATCCGCTCGTCTTCGACATGTCGACCGCGGCTGTTGCCGCCGGCAAGATCACGGCTGCCAAGGATGCTGGCCGAATGATCCCACTCGGCTGGGCCGTGGATGCCGAGGGACGAGAAACGACCGATCCCGCGCAGGTGAAAGCGGTCCTGCCAATGGCCGGACCGAAAGGGACCGGCCTGTCCCTGATGATCGAGGTTCTCTCCAGCGTTCTCGTCGGCAATCCCTTGATCGCGGCTGCGTTGAATGGAGCGAAGGAGCCCGGCGGGAATGGCGTGGTCGTCGCGCTCGATCCGACGGCCTTCGGAGCCGAGGCTCAGTTTGCCAAGGGCGTGAGCGAACTCACGGCCGCCATCAAGGCGTTGCCGGCGGCGGCCGGGACGGAAGCCGTCCTGCTGCCCGGTGAGCGCGGTGATGGCGAGCGCCGCAGGCGCCTTGCCGCCGGCATTCCTTTGGCCGCCGGAACTGCGTCGCGTCTCGTGACGCTTGCCAACACATTGGGAGCCGCAGTGCCTGCCGAACTGGCTTGA
- a CDS encoding alpha/beta hydrolase: MEEKLTFHSDGLKLSAVLHVPEGRKAGQRLPAFIVLHGFVGSKDESHAEIQARMLEEMGYVALRFDFRCCGESEGERAQVRCFDQVADAKNALTFLQAREEVDPARIGVLGHSFGAAVAVYAAGIDSRFACVISSCGWGDGERKFRGQHPTPEAWAKFTGLLEQGRRHKRETGQSMWISRFDAVPIPEHLRKNLSPKAIMEIPVETAWSMYNFRADDVVADISPRPILFFHTANDTITPTEQSIRMYEKAGQPAELLLVTGTSHFPLSPQDAPRTKSILKGWLDKYLPSPLGA; encoded by the coding sequence ATGGAAGAAAAGCTCACGTTCCACTCGGATGGCCTGAAGCTGTCCGCCGTGCTTCACGTTCCGGAAGGCCGCAAGGCCGGACAGCGGCTGCCGGCCTTCATCGTCCTGCACGGTTTCGTCGGTTCGAAGGACGAATCCCATGCCGAGATCCAGGCGCGTATGCTCGAAGAGATGGGCTATGTCGCGCTGCGTTTCGATTTCCGCTGCTGCGGCGAAAGCGAGGGCGAGCGCGCTCAGGTCAGATGTTTCGATCAGGTCGCCGATGCCAAGAACGCGCTGACCTTTCTGCAGGCGCGCGAGGAGGTTGATCCCGCACGGATCGGTGTGCTGGGGCACAGTTTCGGTGCTGCAGTGGCCGTCTACGCCGCCGGTATCGACAGCCGCTTTGCCTGTGTCATCTCGTCCTGCGGCTGGGGCGACGGCGAGCGCAAGTTCCGCGGCCAGCACCCGACGCCCGAGGCCTGGGCGAAATTCACCGGCCTGCTGGAGCAGGGCCGGCGCCACAAGCGCGAGACCGGCCAGAGCATGTGGATCTCGCGCTTCGACGCGGTCCCGATCCCCGAACATCTGCGGAAGAATCTGTCGCCCAAAGCGATCATGGAAATTCCGGTCGAGACCGCGTGGAGCATGTACAACTTCCGCGCCGACGACGTTGTCGCAGACATCTCGCCCCGGCCCATCCTGTTCTTCCACACCGCGAACGACACGATCACGCCGACCGAGCAGTCGATCCGCATGTACGAGAAGGCCGGCCAGCCGGCTGAATTGTTGCTCGTGACCGGTACGTCGCATTTCCCGCTGTCGCCGCAGGATGCGCCGCGCACCAAGTCCATCCTCAAGGGCTGGCTCGATAAATATCTGCCGAGCCCGCTGGGAGCCTGA
- a CDS encoding VOC family protein, whose translation MTHLVHAIGHMKINTNVADAVVTEATQILGLRVTREGSGQTWLSSNGRAAELVLVHADENSAHTIGLEALTTDDVRAAEARVASVNCKVVSREPSLDCMAAGFTFITPEGLRFEIHTPIRDSIYSRRNATYGVGANRMDHINLLTPDPNATRAQLEAIGGLRLSERMANDSLSWMYGGNRQHHILGLVKGKVGLHHVSFEFLDTSQFIRLGDTLDRFDKQLLWGPGRHRPGDNLYSYYVDPAGAMMECSSGMALVADDANFEPNVITNLARPGNVRVMNVWGTPAPPEWREFYFPFAAVA comes from the coding sequence ATGACCCATCTGGTTCATGCGATCGGGCACATGAAGATCAATACCAATGTCGCCGATGCGGTGGTCACCGAGGCGACCCAGATCCTCGGCCTGCGGGTGACGCGTGAGGGGAGCGGGCAGACCTGGCTGAGCTCCAATGGACGAGCCGCCGAACTTGTCCTCGTCCATGCCGACGAGAACTCTGCCCACACGATCGGCCTGGAGGCCTTGACCACCGACGATGTCCGCGCCGCGGAGGCGCGCGTTGCATCGGTCAATTGCAAGGTCGTGAGCCGTGAGCCTAGCCTCGACTGCATGGCGGCCGGCTTCACCTTCATCACGCCGGAGGGGCTCCGTTTCGAGATCCACACACCGATCCGGGACAGCATCTATTCGCGGCGCAATGCGACCTATGGCGTCGGTGCGAACCGGATGGATCACATCAACCTGTTGACGCCCGACCCGAATGCAACCCGCGCCCAGCTTGAAGCGATCGGCGGGCTTCGCCTGTCCGAGCGGATGGCCAATGACAGCCTCAGCTGGATGTACGGCGGCAACCGCCAGCACCACATCCTTGGCCTGGTGAAGGGCAAGGTCGGCCTCCACCACGTGTCTTTCGAGTTCCTGGACACCAGCCAGTTCATCCGGCTTGGTGACACGCTCGATCGTTTCGACAAGCAGCTGCTCTGGGGGCCCGGCCGCCATCGTCCGGGCGACAATCTCTATTCCTATTACGTCGATCCGGCCGGCGCGATGATGGAATGTTCCAGTGGTATGGCGCTGGTCGCCGATGACGCCAATTTCGAGCCGAATGTCATCACCAATCTCGCCCGCCCCGGCAATGTGCGCGTCATGAATGTCTGGGGAACGCCCGCGCCGCCCGAATGGCGCGAGTTCTATTTCCCCTTCGCAGCGGTTGCCTGA
- a CDS encoding GntR family transcriptional regulator — protein MAAKTEPKATEETRAGDVLHRMRLDIISCTLKPGTRLRFEALKELYAVSFSTLREALSRLVAEGLVLSEGQRGFMVAPLYLSDLEDLTNVRVLVDQECISRSIIHGDDDWEAEIMAAFHRMDRLKERLGDHYFLSDEWSVLHGGFHRSLVNACQSPTLLDFRDKLFQRANRYQRMSCQFRTKWRPKDVEHRTLMEAIIARDAVGARSLIERHMRETTENVIQYAGQFLSPEPVGTWKGGQTLAAE, from the coding sequence ATGGCCGCCAAGACGGAACCGAAAGCAACTGAGGAAACGCGGGCGGGCGATGTGCTGCACCGCATGCGGCTCGACATCATCAGCTGCACCCTGAAGCCCGGGACCCGGCTGCGCTTCGAGGCCTTGAAGGAGCTCTATGCCGTCAGCTTCTCGACCCTGCGTGAGGCCCTGTCGCGGCTGGTGGCTGAAGGACTGGTGCTGAGCGAAGGGCAGCGAGGCTTCATGGTCGCGCCGCTCTATCTATCCGATCTGGAGGATCTGACCAATGTGCGGGTGCTCGTCGATCAGGAATGCATAAGCCGCTCGATCATTCATGGCGATGACGATTGGGAAGCCGAGATCATGGCGGCCTTCCACCGCATGGACCGCCTGAAGGAGCGGCTGGGCGACCACTATTTCCTGTCCGACGAATGGTCGGTTTTGCATGGCGGCTTTCATCGATCCCTGGTCAACGCCTGCCAGTCGCCGACCCTGCTCGATTTCCGGGACAAGCTGTTCCAGCGCGCGAACCGATATCAACGCATGTCGTGCCAGTTCCGGACGAAATGGCGGCCGAAGGACGTCGAACACCGCACGCTCATGGAAGCCATCATTGCCCGCGATGCGGTTGGCGCCCGGAGCCTGATCGAGCGCCATATGCGCGAGACGACCGAGAACGTCATTCAATATGCCGGCCAGTTCCTCAGTCCCGAACCGGTCGGGACATGGAAGGGCGGCCAGACTCTGGCAGCGGAATAG